A region from the Colwellia sp. PAMC 21821 genome encodes:
- a CDS encoding sulfatase, whose amino-acid sequence MKTKKNILQRLAKTSALLICTTITLSALTACNFAGNYADNNASKPMNETTVEKKAITQQAVNKAGKPNVIWVVLEDISLDLGAYGHPLVKTPNLDKIAKEGMRFNNAFATSSVCSTTRSAFFTGMHPTSIGAHHHRSHLTDNYQLPEQVKMLSEYTREAGYFNLLMGPKQKTDFNFATRVEPFDAMDGEIQYSGGAYTHGPVKESILNKPAWQKYLKQGEGKPFFAQINYSETHRTFINDVEDPIDVSLVKPPSYYPDHDIVKRDWALYLETVQHVDKKIGVLFNELEQAGALENTIVFIFGDHGRAMLRDKQWLYDGGIQVPLIAWGKGIEANTVNNDLVSLIDLAPTSLSLIGEPVPAYMDGKVILGKDKITREYIYAQRDRCDETDDRIRAVRDTQFKYIKNFKPEQPYTQFNAYKKLNYPVLTLMQKMHDAGELSPMQDQFFAKTRPIEELYDIKNDPEETTNLAANPKYQSNLLRMRAELERWQLETKDLGMIDEDPKVIAYWDEFFEKHYTTQMALRGLSTGISNEDYLIWWDNYLTSLEVAKN is encoded by the coding sequence ATGAAAACTAAAAAAAATATACTACAGCGTTTAGCAAAGACTAGTGCTTTATTGATCTGTACAACAATCACATTAAGTGCTTTAACCGCATGTAACTTTGCCGGTAACTATGCCGATAATAATGCCAGTAAGCCAATGAATGAAACTACCGTTGAAAAAAAGGCTATAACTCAGCAAGCCGTAAATAAAGCAGGTAAACCTAATGTTATTTGGGTTGTACTAGAAGACATTAGTTTAGATCTTGGCGCTTACGGCCACCCATTAGTTAAAACCCCTAATTTAGACAAAATTGCTAAGGAAGGCATGCGCTTTAATAATGCCTTTGCCACCTCGTCTGTTTGTTCTACCACTCGTTCAGCATTTTTTACTGGCATGCACCCTACTTCGATAGGTGCTCATCATCACCGTAGTCATTTAACCGATAACTATCAATTACCAGAGCAGGTAAAGATGTTGTCCGAATATACGCGCGAAGCGGGATATTTCAATTTATTGATGGGACCTAAACAAAAAACTGATTTTAATTTTGCTACTCGTGTAGAGCCGTTTGATGCAATGGATGGTGAAATACAATATTCAGGCGGTGCTTATACCCATGGCCCTGTTAAAGAAAGTATTTTAAATAAACCTGCTTGGCAAAAATATTTAAAACAGGGAGAAGGTAAACCGTTTTTTGCTCAAATTAATTACAGCGAAACACACCGTACTTTTATTAACGATGTTGAAGACCCAATAGATGTATCATTAGTTAAGCCACCAAGTTATTACCCTGACCACGATATAGTAAAACGTGATTGGGCGCTTTATCTTGAAACCGTTCAACATGTTGATAAAAAAATAGGCGTCCTTTTCAACGAACTTGAACAAGCAGGTGCATTAGAGAATACCATAGTATTTATATTTGGTGATCACGGTCGCGCAATGCTAAGAGATAAACAATGGCTATACGATGGTGGTATTCAAGTACCATTAATTGCTTGGGGTAAAGGCATTGAAGCCAACACAGTAAATAATGACTTAGTCAGTTTAATTGACTTAGCACCAACCAGCTTGTCTTTAATTGGCGAACCTGTTCCAGCCTATATGGATGGCAAAGTAATTTTAGGTAAAGATAAAATTACTAGAGAATACATTTATGCACAACGAGACCGCTGTGATGAAACAGATGACCGTATAAGAGCCGTTCGAGATACACAGTTTAAATACATCAAAAACTTCAAGCCTGAACAGCCGTATACGCAATTTAATGCCTATAAAAAGCTTAACTACCCTGTATTGACCTTAATGCAGAAAATGCACGACGCAGGTGAGCTATCGCCAATGCAAGATCAGTTTTTTGCTAAAACACGCCCTATTGAAGAGCTTTACGATATTAAAAACGATCCTGAAGAAACGACTAACTTAGCTGCAAATCCTAAATACCAATCAAACTTACTTCGAATGAGAGCCGAGCTTGAGAGATGGCAATTAGAAACTAAAGATCTAGGTATGATAGATGAAGATCCTAAAGTAATCGCTTATTGGGACGAATTTTTTGAAAAACACTACACAACACAAATGGCACTTCGTGGCTTATCAACCGGCATAAGTAACGAAGATTATTTAATTTGGTGGGATAACTACCTTACTTCACTTGAAGTAGCTAAAAATTAG